The Populus alba chromosome 6, ASM523922v2, whole genome shotgun sequence genomic interval TGTGGTTCTATGGTTTACATTGAGTGTACTCTGACCTTTTCAAATCATTGCAATTTTCCTGTTGAATATTACTTGACATCAGAAATTAAGAACTTCAAAGAGATTGCCAGCAAAAACAACATAGAATCAGCTACAGAAAGCATGTTAGTGTTCTGTTGTTCATGATCCTTAGTGAGAAGAGTTCCCCATAAGTGCAAAGAACGCTGTTTTGCAAGTGAAAGTGGTCTAACATACAAGTGAAGCATTCAGCTGGTTTTCAAGTTATTTGTGCCTCTTGCCATGTGATTTGATCGATTCACAATATCATGGAGAATGGTTTGTTTGGAGTTCCAATAGATATGGCAGGAAGGAATTCTGTTGCTACAGATCGATCATCACAGAGAACCCCGAACTCACTAGTCCAGTTTGATTCATTCAACCTTAACAACCATTGTCAGACAGTGGTTGGGTTTACCATGCTTCCGACATTGCAAGGAGAACCTATCAATGATCTCCATGCAAACATTCACTTGGCCAATCGATCTTCAGTTATGAACTCAGAGGCATTAGTTACATCTCTTGGAAGGAATGTAGTGGGAGATACTTTACCTGGCTGTTCACGTTCTATTAGTAACACTCCGTTTGATGAGCAATTTGGGGGTGGAACAACAATTTCTAGTTCTTCACTTGCTACTCTTTTAGCCACAAGAAGTGGTCTTCAAGAAAATCCGAACAGCTTGGCAATTTCTGGACCATCAAGCTACCCTTTGGACGAGTTCAGGTCTTTTGTTTCAAATGACTGCACCAATGCTTTGAGCTCTTCATTTGCGTCATCTTTGAATTATGGATGTGGTGAAGTATTTGGTAACATGAATAGTAAGGAGGATTTTGACAGGTTTCCTGCTCCTGTAGAGCTTGGTGGACGAACATCTGTAAGAGCAGGATTTCAACCATATTCGTCCATTGGAAGCCTGCAGCTGAATAGCTGGGTAGAGCCACATGGTGTGAATGTGAGTGCAGGTGACCCTTTTGCATCTGGTAAACCTACTAACGAGCTCTCTTTAAGTCTTTCCACATCCCAGCCTTCTGTCATAGATAGAAGTATCCCAGATCAATGCTTGGAGATAAGTTGTAATCATTTAACACACCATTGCTTGAAAGAAACGAGGTCATGCTCTGAACAAACTTCTTGTAGTAAGGAGCTTTCTTTGAGTTGCAATTCTTATAAAGCTGGTCAATTCTCACAAGTATTAGTAGGATCCAGATATCTTCATGTAATACAGGAAATACTTGCTAAAATTGCAAGCTATTCACTAGAGAATGTGGACCAGATAAGCTCTTCTACTGTTTGGTTCAAGACTGGAGCAAGTACACCGTTCTCTTCAAGATACCCTACTGAAGGAGGTATGGTGTCGATGGGTTCTGATGAATCTCCTGGTGTGAATGGTAGATTTGAAGTTCAAATGGATCCAGCACTTCAGAAACGGGCACTAGAAGCAAAGAGAACACAATTGCTAACCCTACTACAAGTGGTATGTCGATTTAATTATCGGTACTGACTAATTATGAAGCTGTAAAATCTAGTCTAGTTATGAATCATGCTTCTAATTGAAATGATGAGAGTAACTCTTtactttttcattataatcCTTGGAGTAGACATGCCATGCAAACAAGTTGCAATTGAAAATTTGCTGAATTCAAGCCTCGTTTTTGTTGGCCATATTTACTTCAAAAATTGCTTGGTTTGACTGTGATTATTCTATTGCCACTTGCTTGTATGGTTGAAGCTAGTTAGCTTTTCTCTTGTTACCATGTCTAGGTTTGTTGGACATGACATATTTGCATGAATAACGCACCCTATTTATTGTTTGCCCAGGTTGATGAACGATATAGCCAATGCTTGGATGAAATACACACAGTTATATCAGCATTCCATGCTGCAACTGAGTTGGACCCACAGATTCACACTCGTTTTGCTCTCCAAACAATTTCTTTCTTGTGCAAACGCCTTAGGGATAGGATTAGCAACCAAATCCTAGCAATGGGAGCTCAGTTAGATAGTGGAGACACCATAGAGATAGAAGGATCTTTTGAAAGTTCGTACTTACAGAAGCAATGGACTCTACAGCAGctgaagaaaaaagatcatCCGCTGTGGAGACCCCAGAGAGGATTGCCAGAACGATCTGTCTCAGTTCTGCGTGCATGGATGTTTCAGAACTTTCTTCACCCGTGAGCTCTTTTCTCCTAACTAACTCTGTCAAGAGCCTTTTAGTATCGGTAAAATGCATTAGCAAGTGAGTTTTGTTACACGTTCGATTTCTTTCAGGTACCCTAAAGATGCAGAAAAGCATTTGCTAGCAGTAAAAAGTGGACTAACAAGAAGCCAGGTGCATAAAAGATTATACAGTCgacttgaatatttcaagaatcTTAAGGACATGCTGAATCCTTGTGTTTTAATCACTTGATACTATTAAATAGACTTTTTTGCCAGGTTCTCATGTTTTCCTTTACTAAATTCCGGAAATGAACAGGTGTCCAATTGGTTTATAAATGCTCGTGTTCGTCTATGGAAACCGCTGATAGAGGAAATGTATGCTGAGATGAACAGAAGAAAGGTGCACCAAATCGAGGAGGGAACCTACAGAGGCCAGATTAGCATCAGCAATCCAAGATTTAATGTGAATTAGAGAGTGGGAAGTAAAAATTAGATATGGTAATGGCATAAAGAACCACTtgttaattactattatttaatagatgaaaaaaaagaaagacatcCACAGCTGGATATAATAGTATATAAATGTTCCACAAAGTTTTGGGGTTCACAATTTAATCATGTATTGTTAGTATTAGTCCTCCATTAGCCTGGATAATGAAGTGGAATTATTTTGTATGCGTTGGACATGCCATGCCCAACCTTTCTTTTATTGCAGACCAGATTATATGGAGTCTTCATTTGACTTATGCCACATAAATAACTAAGAGTGTGTGTGTAGCGTGTAGCGAGTGTAGAATCATGTTTGTGTCTTCTCAACTAATTCCTTGCGTTTATTTTCACGAGGTTGTCATGTTGTGTTTCAAAATTATGCCACTATCGTTATTTTATACCACACATGATCAAGAACCTGCAATCTGTCTACCATGCCTGTACAGCACAATTGTGTATAATTTGTAATATAATTGTAAGCTGATTTTGTTGACCTTGTGATTGGACGTTCTGCGTTTACCATTATATCAGCTGTCTTGAATTCTTACTGGGATAGGAGCGTATCTGAGCCAGCATCTGCTGGATGTTGTTTTACTTGGACACTTCCATGGAACACCCTGTAAAGTCTGTCTCCTTCGCAAAAAGGAATGAAGACTCAATTCTGTCCCTAAAGAGAACAGATTCTAGTCTTGTATAGCCCTCGTATCTGTGTTCCTTCAACTATTGAAGCGCATACCTGGGAAGggaagtgatgaaagctttgcTCATTCTCAAAGTGTGCGGTGCAGTGTATTGAATGAACCAATTTACATGTGTTGGTGAAGCAAGTGGGGCTGACGAAAAGAGGGATGGTATTGCATGGATGATCGATTACTCTTTTATATTTAGGTAGAACTTtatggattttaaattttattcgctctcggaaaaaaaaggaagtaattgctaaaaatttgattatttactACCTATATTTTAAAGGTTTCAAACCCCAGGGCTGGCAAGGAAGAAGATGCATGGGGTTTGATCTCTATTGTGTAGGTCAGTATTTGAAGGGGACGAGAGGATGTCGATTCAAAAACCAATGGACTATCCTTATAGCCTAAAAAGAAGAGCTAGAACATGCATGTTTGGCCTTTAAACCGTATTAATTATCACTAATCTTTACCCAGAAAAACTATGACCAAACTCAGATAGTGAACTCGTGGACGTCCATTAGGAGTTCAACTTTTAACAAAAACACGAGCACTCCACTGCATTCGCGCCATGTCTTTGTAGTGCATGCAAAGCTGTCAGCAATTTCTGGACACGCCGGCCCTATAAGAACCCGCCTTGCCACACCACTCTCTGTCAATACTCAATAGATCAGAAACTGGGACTTGGAGGAGTGGCAATGGCAAAAGTGGTGGTGGTTTTCGACCTTGACAAGACCATTATTGACTGTGATGGTGATAATTGGGTCGTGGAAGAGTTAGGTTTCCATGACTTGTTCGCTCAGCTCCTTCCTTCTTTGCCTTGGAACCATCTCATGGTTAGTTCTTAAATATGTGTCCCTGATTTACATTAGTTTATCACACATTATTAATGTCAATGTTGCATGTAATTGGCAATTACCTTTTTACAAACGGGGTTTATAACACCCTTGATTCTTTGATGAGAATGATTTCCTGTTTGTTTTaccaaggaaaaaacaaataaatgttgCTGCTTTTTGTCTTgctctatataattttttattattattattggctcTGGAACATTAGAGGGATTGATTATTTAGTTCTAAAATTCTTTGTAAATATCAGAGACTGACATGCAGCTAGTATTTTTCAGGATACGATGATGATGGAGCTTCACTCCTGAGGGAAGACAATACAGGATATTGCTGAGTGTTTGAAAAAAGTCCCAGTATTATCTCTGCAATTAAATCAGCTTCTGGGCACTGTAACACaactgtttcttcttcttcttcttcttcttcttctttggtcCCTAAACTCCCATCCCACCTCTTCCAGGGTTTTGGTTTGAACCTGAGACTTCCTAGTGGAATGATATTCTTCACAGTTAGGTGTCGCCTTTGAGACATGCCGGCAAAGTGATACACATAACCATGTTAGGATAAATTGCTCAATTGGTCTTTCAGGTTAGGAGTTGATACCAAGGCTGTCCCATGTTCTGCCAGTTTAAGTCCTAGGGGTTCACAAATTCTTAATGCtgtacagaaaagaaaagaaaacattgcatgcatgGATTGCTCAGGTGTGATTTAGCGATTCTGTCaatacccagaaaaaaataccAGTCTTGTTTTCTACCGCTACCCACATAAAAGTACCTGAAAAGAATTCAACCAAGCAAAGAGGATACTATAAAGAGAATTTGAGGTTATAATATCATGTCAAACACAAGATTTTGGTGTTAATACTCTCTTTATGAGAATTGCTTTCTTTGCATAGAAGAGACTGGAGCACATTACAAGGCTAAAAATCAGCCATCATATCGGACTATACAAGATATGAATAAAGTCTATCAATTATATacctatataatatatatttctatatatagCTAGACTAAATAAGATAACACGTATTAAGCCATCAATTTTGCTACTGATTTTCTTAGAAATGACTTTGCTAATGACAGGTTTATCATCATTGAGAATCAGAAAATGACATATGAACACTAGAAGCCTTGAACCACACATAGCACCCTCAACCACCCCATTGTCATTGAGTGACAGTAGAGCCCCACCATCCT includes:
- the LOC118030807 gene encoding homeobox protein ATH1 — its product is MENGLFGVPIDMAGRNSVATDRSSQRTPNSLVQFDSFNLNNHCQTVVGFTMLPTLQGEPINDLHANIHLANRSSVMNSEALVTSLGRNVVGDTLPGCSRSISNTPFDEQFGGGTTISSSSLATLLATRSGLQENPNSLAISGPSSYPLDEFRSFVSNDCTNALSSSFASSLNYGCGEVFGNMNSKEDFDRFPAPVELGGRTSVRAGFQPYSSIGSLQLNSWVEPHGVNVSAGDPFASGKPTNELSLSLSTSQPSVIDRSIPDQCLEISCNHLTHHCLKETRSCSEQTSCSKELSLSCNSYKAGQFSQVLVGSRYLHVIQEILAKIASYSLENVDQISSSTVWFKTGASTPFSSRYPTEGGMVSMGSDESPGVNGRFEVQMDPALQKRALEAKRTQLLTLLQVVDERYSQCLDEIHTVISAFHAATELDPQIHTRFALQTISFLCKRLRDRISNQILAMGAQLDSGDTIEIEGSFESSYLQKQWTLQQLKKKDHPLWRPQRGLPERSVSVLRAWMFQNFLHPYPKDAEKHLLAVKSGLTRSQVSNWFINARVRLWKPLIEEMYAEMNRRKVHQIEEGTYRGQISISNPRFNVN